In Clostridia bacterium, the sequence TAATTGGTTTGCTCAAATCAAGGCTGAATATACCCATAATTGATTTTGCATCAACTACATAACGACCTGATGTCAAATCAACATCGAAATCGTATTTATTAACGTTATTTACAAAATCCTTTACATCATTGATTGACTTTAAAGTAATGTTAAAAGTTTTCATATAGTATACCTCCCAAAATAATGTTTATGTCGAGTCAATGCCAAACAGCAAAATTTTCTATGCTTTTATATTATCCTGTTTGTAGTTACAAGTCAATGACGATATTGTTAAAACTTACTATATGCATTATAATAAAGTAGTTGAATCTGGCTTGCTAGTGCGTTTTTACCACTTATTGTGCATATTAAACAAACTTTTTAATAAAAATATGTGAAAATGCCAGTAGTGGTAGATTTGATGGGTTTTTCCACAAAAGCAGACAGGTTTTTGATGCTGATACAGGCTAAAACGAAGTTGTTAGTTAATAAATATTCCGGCAGGAAAAGATAAGAATAATTGTATGAAGAAATATACGTGGGAGCAGAAATGAAGAGAGTAGCATTTTACACCCTTGGATGCAAGGTAAATCAATATGAAACGGAAGCCATAACAGGGCTCTTTCAAAAGGAAGGCTATGAAGTTGTGGATTTTGACGATAAGGCTGATGTATATGTAATAAATACCTGTACAGTCACAAATCTGAGTGACAGGAAGTCGAGACAGATGATCAGGCGTGCAAAGCATAACAATGAAAATTCCATTGTTGCAGTCATAGGTTGCTATGCACAGACTGCTCCGGACGAAGTACTTGGTATACCGGGAGTGAATCTTATTATAGGCACGAAAGACCGGGGTAATATTATAGAATATATCAAGGAAATTGAAACAAGTGAGGACAAACTGGATAAAGTAAACAATATCATGGGTACAGTGGGTTTTGAGGAATTGAGGGTAGATTCCTATAAAGAGAGAACAAGAGCATTTCTGAAAATCCAGGAAGGCTGTAATCAGTTTTGTGCGTATTGTATCATTCCTTATGCCCGTGGTCCTATCAGAAGCCGGGTACCAGAGGAAATTCTGAGTGAAGTCAAAAAACTTGCGGCTGCAGGCTTTAAGGAAGTAGTGCTGACAGGAATACATATAAGTTCCTATGGTAAAGATATAGGAAAAACTTCACTTCTGGAAATTATTAAAGAAGTACATGAGGTTAATGGTATAGAGAGAATACGTTTAGGTTCACTAGAG encodes:
- a CDS encoding HPr family phosphocarrier protein — protein: MKTFNITLKSINDVKDFVNNVNKYDFDVDLTSGRYVVDAKSIMGIFSLDLSKPIKVDVHSDDCDKFFEEIKNFVI
- the mtaB gene encoding tRNA (N(6)-L-threonylcarbamoyladenosine(37)-C(2))-methylthiotransferase MtaB, with the translated sequence MKRVAFYTLGCKVNQYETEAITGLFQKEGYEVVDFDDKADVYVINTCTVTNLSDRKSRQMIRRAKHNNENSIVAVIGCYAQTAPDEVLGIPGVNLIIGTKDRGNIIEYIKEIETSEDKLDKVNNIMGTVGFEELRVDSYKERTRAFLKIQEGCNQFCAYCIIPYARGPIRSRVPEEILSEVKKLAAAGFKEVVLTGIHISSYGKDIGKTSLLEIIKEVHEVNGIERIRLGSLEPTIVDNEFINTVKNLEKLCPHYHLSLQSGCDGTLRRMNRKYTVEEYRDVVKLLRDNFSDVAVTTDVMVGFPGETDEEFDMTYSFLKDISFAQMHVFKYSPRKGTPAASFPDQVSPDKKEERSKKLILLSKEKTLEFNTRFLGNTMKVLLEQAVPGKRGVLEGLTSNYIKVLCRGEEALKGKILDIRLEEAIDDYVNGSRV